From Magnolia sinica isolate HGM2019 chromosome 13, MsV1, whole genome shotgun sequence, one genomic window encodes:
- the LOC131224040 gene encoding polcalcin Che a 3-like codes for MTTEADRERIFKRFDTNSDGKISSAELGEALRTLGTASPDEIKRLMAEIDTDGDGFIDFKEFTDFCHANGGIMKDIGKVL; via the coding sequence ATGACCACAGAAGCTGATAGAGAGCGAATTTTCAAACGCTTTGATACCAACAGCGATGGAAAGATTTCATCAGCCGAGTTGGGTGAAGCATTACGTACCCTTGGAACAGCTTCTCCTGATGAGATCAAACGCTTGATGGCTGAGATCGACACTGATGGCGATGGATTCATTGATTTCAAGGAGTTCACTGATTTCTGTCATGCCAATGGTGGCATTATGAAGGATATCGGAAAAGTGTTATGA